The sequence below is a genomic window from Pseudorasbora parva isolate DD20220531a chromosome 4, ASM2467924v1, whole genome shotgun sequence.
GAAGAATAATGTTTGACTAAACTCATCActgaatacaaataataataaataatattcaccaACAATACTTTCTTGTCACAGATCAGAcgttttaaatattgttttttataaaCATTCTAAAGGGGGAATCGTTTAGACGCACACAGATATCAAGGATCAGCATACGAATcccaacaatggtgacatatttaatgctgcaatgcatgctgggagccacaAGTTTTATAATGTGTTGGTTTAGTAGGGTTGGAGATAAACTCTGGAGCTCTATAGGGCTGAACTTGCCTACCCCTGACttagaggtacaaaaatgtacccttaaGGGTTCCACCCCAGGAACGGCCacttgtaccttaaaaggtaaaATTTTGGATTTAGAGGTAAAATAATGTGGATATAAGCGTGGACGCTCTTCAAACACAACGGAgatcaataaatgaatgttatttcactatttaaaatTCACCGCCTGCCGACGAGCTTATgctttggtagcccgtctggaaaacagcCCTGGAGATGTCTGAtctcgcaatgaaccaacaaataagggacTCTTCAGTCTGTGACAGtgtgctaaggtatgttctgttagacacgttacacacacataataaatacgatctgtaacaatgcaatagctactatcacacataaaaaaacatgttttaatcacataagtgtgctgcacaTTCCTGTCATATACAATATTGAAGCACATCATTgagttttaatctcaatatgtctgaaaatccagtgtcgacctgtgtcttgtttacacatgattatcttgctatcttcggcaTATTTATTGCTCGGTGACGTGATCAGTTTAACTGTACGAGTCGGTGGGccgggctacagaagcaggcatacacatttatctgtagaggcAGCGTTTCCCCTTCTAATatgtcattgatttgagagtctcgttttctgggcctatTGTCTATAACTGtctatatttcttttaaattttCAGCTccaaaacttacaggatattcttatattaccatgaccttttatatatcaaaggctcaagggatagttgatttctcaattcatcacccctttaatatcaGTGATAAAACCCTGTGTACCTGTAACAGTGATCCGCACTCGTGTGATGAAGCTCTTGTGTCCTTGATCAGACTGAACTCCACACCAGTATTCTGAATCTTGTTCAGTCACACGACTGATGCTTCCCATCAGGAGCTGCTCTTCTCTGTCATCATACAGCTGGATCTTTCCCTCACTCCTCCATCTACTGCTCTCCTTCACAGACGTCTCTTCAGCACAGAGATCAGCTCCAGATCTCCAGCAGAGAAACTTCACATCACTCCTGTGGGATTGTGGGTATTTGCAGCTGATGTTCACAGATCCTCCTGCAGCCGCTGATAGACTGATGCTCTTCACACAACAATCATCTGTTTGAGATCCAAATAAAGAGCAGTAATGTTACAATGAGCAGATATATTCATGATTCTGTCCAATAATGCATGAGTGACTGAAAGCGGCTCACCCTTCTTAATGTCCAGATTAAACTCAGAGAAGAAACTGTAGTCTTCAGAAGCTTTGACTGTAATCTTATATTCTCCAGAGTCGTTGTCATTCAGCTCTCTGATAAACACACGTAAGAGCCCTGCAGATCTGTCATCATGAACGCCGTGTTTCTGTTCTGCTGCTCTGTTAGTGTTTATTACTGGAAAACATTGATCTGCTCCAGTTTTACACACATATTTCTCACGGTTCCTGTGTTGCATCTCATATTTGTAGTTTATAATGACGATTCCTCCGGAATATCCCGTCACACTACTGATTCTTTGACCTGTTCAACACAAACCCAGATCATTTGTCATATTGTTCTCAGTATAAACACATATCTGGCCATTATGATGCAACAATTATGAAAGCAGGTCCAGATTATGAGTGTAAATGTTAGATCAGGAGATAAAAAGGTTATTGATGGCGTCTGTTATGAGTGAGACGTGTGAACGGCAGTAATTACAGTCAGTGTTGAGTATCGTGATGTTGAGGAGATCGTCATGGGTTTGAGGCTCTCAGTTACTCACCTGTTATAACCTCCAGCTTCACTTCAGTGTAGAGATctttttttgcatatatatCAGTTCCACAGTAGTAAGTGTCAGAATCCCCTTCACTCAGATCTCTGATGGTCACAGTGAGGACTTCAGATCTTGTGTTGTCATACAGAGAGAATCTTCCAGAATGAGCCCAATTATCTTTAATATTAGTCCTGATGAGGTCTGTGCACTCGGACCACTGACCTCtacaaaaatactttatatatGCTGAATATCCTTCATCGTATCTGCATTTGATCGTGACTCCGCCTCCTGAATATCCCGTCACACTGAAGCTCACGACACCTACAACAAACCAGCATCTTAATACAAGATTTTGAAACAAGACATATTCATAAGACTGAAAAGAAATTAACGTTCAAATATCTTTATATGTTTTAGTGATTTACTCTGAGTTCAGATTCTTACCAGGAATCATCATCAGAGTGAAAGTCCAGATGATCTTCATTCTTCTCTCTTATTAAATGATCTTCTCTGTTGTCAGTAGATTCAGTTCTTCTGAAGCTCTCGATTTGTGTTCAGATGAGCTTTGACTGTTTATTTCCTTGTTACATGTTTAACATGAAGTGCTGAATGGGGCAGAGACGCCCActtcctgagagagagagagagagagagagagagagagagagagagagagagagagagagagagagagagagagagagagagagagagagagagagagatattagggccgggactcgattaaaaaaaataatctaattaattagaggctttgtaattaattaatcgaaattaatcgcattttaattgcatataaatatttgacctggaaaaatgagaagtaatttttcacatggatttttagtataccattgaataatgactgaatacataagcttaatcaacaaaatattgtttatttatttcagtccagcagaccagcgcaatgtttgccattaagtgtagcaaaagcatatttgtgatatttgaggctcgatgggCTGCTGTGATACGCTAACTCCTTGTTGTATAgtaggggtgtccaatcctgctcctggagggccactgtcctgctgagtttagctctaaccccaaataaacacacctgtaccagctaattaaggtcttattaggcatactagaaactttagcagtgtgttgaggcaagctggagctaaactctgcaggacgtcagtggccctccaggaccgactttggatacccctgttgtacagcttgcacacaaccatgctcttgtcgacgcttccatcatttcgttttttaaaacaaaatttcccatccacggggccaagcaaagcggtctcatcagcttcttcgttcatgttcacgtttgttgttgtcatgactcatgagcgctagttggtgttccagtataatcggtccgtcgaaactcattcattgaaaaacgttccgcggggcaaaaataagtgtgattaattttttttttttttttttttttttttttgcgtaattaattgacgcgttaaagtcccgtagttaattaatcttaattaacgcgttaaagtcccggccctgtAAATGCAtatagatcacctttgggatgaattagagcggagactgagagccaggccttctcgtccaacatcagtgcctgacctcacaaatgcgcttctagaagaatgctcgaaaattcccataaacacatttctaaaccttgtggaaagccttcccagaagagctgaagctgttagttTGTTTTACAcacagtaatgtatttacactaaattactctgctgccatttccgcctggatttggcctacccaaattgaaatcCGCCCATacccacatacagtggtctaactTCTAATTCTTTTTTGAATGTGTGCAACTCAGGCTTTTTTGTAACTTCCGGTACAAAAATGGCCCTTGGGGTGTGAAAGAGGGCTGCACATCCAGGGGTTTCCAGTACTTTTAATTGGGGCAAAATATACAATACAACAAGTGACAATGCCagtttgttactgttttgttaTAAATTTTAACTTGCAGTTTTGCCTGGATCTCACCTTGTTTTGTGTGTTGAAGTCACCGACACAGCATTGCACTAGTGTGAGTTTGCATGGAGGCTAAGAGATGCAAGGAGGAGATCCAGTCAATTGAAGGAATGTTgagaaaattaattaatttattaatatcaaATGATAACCATAAGATAAGATCAAAccataaattataataaatgtaataaatatttcAACATATGttgacatttaataaaaaaagatacatAGCCAGTTGAACAACACTTCTAGTATttcaaactaaatatataaatctAGGTAACATATATTTCTTGCCTAGGAGAAAAGGTAAAGTGGAGGGAGAGCTCTCTTGCAGTTcttgcataaaataaatcaaggCAATCATTCATCATTTATACCCTTTTAGAATCATATGAGTAATGCCAAGTTCCTCATTTGTTATCGTGAGTGGTTTTCACACCCTAGGAGCAAAAATCACAagaaagatcaaaaggtcaaCGTAAGTCAACAGTATAGATACatcaagaaagaaaaaaaacacttattaaaggtaggataggtaagaattggttaaaaaactttt
It includes:
- the LOC137072691 gene encoding polymeric immunoglobulin receptor-like, with amino-acid sequence MKIIWTFTLMMIPGVVSFSVTGYSGGGVTIKCRYDEGYSAYIKYFCRGQWSECTDLIRTNIKDNWAHSGRFSLYDNTRSEVLTVTIRDLSEGDSDTYYCGTDIYAKKDLYTEVKLEVITGQRISSVTGYSGGIVIINYKYEMQHRNREKYVCKTGADQCFPVINTNRAAEQKHGVHDDRSAGLLRVFIRELNDNDSGEYKITVKASEDYSFFSEFNLDIKKDDCCVKSISLSAAAGGSVNISCKYPQSHRSDVKFLCWRSGADLCAEETSVKESSRWRSEGKIQLYDDREEQLLMGSISRVTEQDSEYWCGVQSDQGHKSFITRVRITVTENTSSSSPSSSSPSPSVKSPSITSAPPVSVNSIPLTVSVSVVLLLIITGLVLLTVILCRRRLSHNTDSSSKRSHTTPANNQSVSLSDFNYKEIRGTHSQIPTTLSDSSDNIYANV